A window of the Calditrichia bacterium genome harbors these coding sequences:
- the menD gene encoding 2-succinyl-5-enolpyruvyl-6-hydroxy-3-cyclohexene-1-carboxylic-acid synthase has translation MKQPGISVRLFFYPRYHPRTNVNTNKTTALLNRQWGSAIIEALFRSSIDYFVISPGSRSTPLTMAVARKKGVKTIVCFDERAAAFHALGYARATGKPAVLICTSGTAAANYYPAIIEAATDCQPLIVITADRPPELRETGANQTIRQTGMFADYPRWTFDFPAPDSAVSIETVFSTMSHAVFCATNSPAGPVHLNCMFREPFVDAALASEAVDFSEIKSTTYAQARQLPDEKTIKKCAEQIARAKQKLIIAGRGLGTTDLDEIAKLANQHNLPVFADVQSRFSSPDLVKISVPYFDQLLLSTTFKNQFRPDVVIQFGAMPVSKRLSQWMNDVRPQHYFTIAKPPFRIDPNHQVSDRIVCEPAEFCRSLNTGIDSSIRTNTHTIDFDTIAKKIDQLIGKHVDFQSAAVTEISAARQIISQIKPHSGLFLASSMPIRDVDMFCNPVATPLRVAANRGASGIDGTIATATGFATGLHSPVTLLIGDLALLHDMNSLALLNLIEQPLIIVLINNKGGGIFSFLPVSGHSDIFEEYFGTPHHFEFSNLARQFGLAYAQPINNSDFAEKYLDWQNNGTRGIIEIHTSRAENHALHIALQNEIKQLVDDTLAGRKS, from the coding sequence GCTGTTTTTTTATCCACGCTATCATCCCAGAACCAACGTGAACACCAATAAAACAACAGCTTTGCTAAACCGGCAATGGGGAAGTGCCATCATCGAAGCACTTTTCCGGAGCTCAATTGACTATTTTGTAATATCTCCCGGCTCGCGATCCACTCCGTTAACGATGGCTGTTGCCCGAAAAAAAGGTGTCAAAACGATCGTTTGTTTCGATGAACGTGCTGCGGCATTTCATGCATTGGGATATGCCCGGGCTACCGGCAAACCCGCAGTGTTGATCTGCACATCCGGGACTGCGGCAGCCAATTATTATCCGGCAATAATTGAGGCCGCTACCGATTGTCAACCGCTGATTGTCATCACCGCCGATCGTCCGCCCGAACTCCGGGAAACCGGCGCAAATCAAACCATTCGCCAAACGGGCATGTTTGCCGATTATCCGCGTTGGACATTCGATTTTCCTGCGCCGGATAGTGCGGTATCGATCGAAACCGTTTTTTCAACGATGTCACACGCCGTTTTCTGCGCGACAAATTCCCCGGCTGGTCCCGTTCATTTGAATTGCATGTTTCGCGAACCCTTTGTTGATGCTGCTTTGGCATCCGAAGCGGTTGATTTTTCTGAAATTAAATCGACAACATACGCACAGGCGCGGCAACTGCCGGATGAAAAAACAATAAAAAAATGCGCTGAGCAAATTGCGAGAGCGAAACAGAAACTGATTATTGCGGGAAGAGGTTTGGGCACAACAGATCTCGATGAAATTGCCAAACTTGCCAATCAGCACAACTTACCGGTTTTTGCTGATGTTCAATCACGCTTTTCCTCCCCGGATTTGGTGAAGATATCGGTTCCATATTTCGATCAACTATTGCTTTCAACAACATTCAAAAATCAATTTCGACCGGATGTTGTGATCCAGTTTGGCGCGATGCCGGTTTCCAAACGGTTGTCGCAGTGGATGAACGATGTGCGCCCTCAACATTATTTTACCATCGCAAAACCGCCGTTTCGGATTGACCCGAATCATCAGGTTAGCGACCGGATCGTTTGCGAACCTGCAGAATTTTGCCGTTCGTTGAATACCGGGATTGATTCGTCAATTCGCACCAACACACACACAATTGATTTCGATACAATTGCAAAAAAAATCGATCAATTAATTGGAAAACACGTCGATTTCCAGTCGGCTGCGGTAACCGAAATATCTGCTGCCCGGCAAATTATCAGTCAAATAAAACCGCATAGCGGGTTGTTTTTGGCATCGAGCATGCCCATTCGCGATGTCGATATGTTTTGCAATCCCGTTGCAACGCCTTTGCGAGTTGCAGCAAATCGGGGTGCCAGCGGTATCGACGGCACGATAGCCACAGCTACCGGTTTCGCAACCGGATTACATTCGCCGGTTACTTTGTTGATTGGCGATCTCGCTTTATTGCATGATATGAACTCACTGGCGCTGCTGAATCTCATCGAACAACCTTTGATTATTGTTTTGATAAACAATAAAGGTGGCGGTATTTTTTCATTCCTCCCGGTTTCCGGCCATAGCGATATTTTTGAAGAATATTTTGGAACGCCGCACCATTTTGAGTTTTCAAATTTGGCTCGACAATTTGGTTTGGCATATGCACAGCCAATAAATAATTCAGATTTTGCGGAAAAATATCTGGATTGGCAAAACAACGGCACACGCGGAATTATCGAAATTCACACCTCACGCGCGGAAAATCATGCGCTGCACATCGCGTTACAAAATGAAATAAAACAATTGGTTGACGATACTTTAGCCGGGAGAAAATCATGA